From a single Pseudomonas cremoricolorata genomic region:
- a CDS encoding TnsA endonuclease N-terminal domain-containing protein produces the protein MTSVPAASVKPARSKLMTQQKIDRRIKSGRGSGVKESYEPWIKVWDIKSKGVSHLVSGVKVHRTHHLISNAERDYLTVLEHENSIIDIREQFPLLTQAETQAIANSLNYRHPVYPGTQIPVVMTTDFLITYLDSSGEVKVAARSVKYRKEFEDANIGVQNRMAEKLAIEEKYWASRQIEWRLVLHENLSKVRIANLTILRTYASIHPSLPTEKNIGNLFDFLSQCKTDQVPLKALLDQASRNIYIDYIGVKSLFHHLLWNGRLQMDLTSKVISLSQPLHVWIGQYSPAVVAPIEVPDDAKSAS, from the coding sequence ATGACATCTGTTCCAGCTGCATCAGTTAAGCCCGCGCGTTCCAAGCTGATGACTCAGCAGAAAATCGATAGGAGAATCAAATCTGGTCGCGGGAGCGGCGTGAAGGAATCCTATGAGCCCTGGATCAAGGTTTGGGATATCAAATCCAAAGGTGTCTCTCACCTTGTGTCAGGGGTGAAGGTACACCGCACTCATCACCTGATATCTAATGCCGAGCGCGACTACCTCACAGTTCTGGAGCACGAAAACTCCATTATTGATATCCGTGAGCAGTTTCCTCTGCTAACGCAAGCCGAAACCCAAGCAATTGCTAACAGCCTAAACTATCGCCATCCGGTCTACCCCGGAACTCAGATTCCAGTAGTAATGACGACTGACTTCCTGATCACCTATCTCGATTCATCGGGGGAAGTGAAAGTTGCTGCGCGCTCCGTCAAATATAGGAAAGAGTTTGAGGATGCCAATATTGGTGTGCAGAACAGGATGGCAGAGAAGCTAGCTATCGAGGAAAAGTACTGGGCATCCAGGCAGATAGAATGGAGGCTTGTGCTGCACGAAAACTTGTCAAAAGTTCGGATAGCGAACCTCACTATCCTCCGGACCTACGCGAGTATTCACCCTTCTTTACCTACCGAGAAGAACATTGGCAACCTATTCGATTTTTTGAGTCAGTGTAAAACCGATCAAGTGCCACTGAAGGCTCTATTGGATCAAGCTTCGAGAAATATCTATATAGACTATATAGGTGTAAAAAGTCTTTTCCATCATCTGCTATGGAACGGTCGCTTGCAGATGGACCTAACTTCAAAGGTTATTAGCTTATCTCAGCCGCTACATGTATGGATTGGTCAATACTCTCCGGCTGTTGTAGCTCCAATCGAGGTGCCCGACGATGCTAAATCTGCGAGTTAA
- the glmS gene encoding glutamine--fructose-6-phosphate transaminase (isomerizing), with product MCGIVGAVAERNITTILIEGLKRLEYRGYDSAGLAVFSAQDGLQRRRRIGKVRELESAVADDPLVGQLGIAHVRWATHGAPTERNAHPHFSGHEVAVVHNGIIENFEALREELKTLGYVFASETDTEVIVHLIHHLLKSTPDLADAVKAAVQRLHGAYGLAVVSAAQPDRLVAARSGSPLVIGLGIGENFLASDQLALRQVTDRFMYLEEGDIAEIRREQVSIWDQAGHAVQREVVQYHEGAEAADKGHYRHFMLKEIHEQPSVVQRTLEGRLGKDHVLVQAFGPQAAELFAKVRNVQIVACGTSYHAGMVARYWLESLAGIPCQVEVASEFRYRKVVVQPDTLFVSISQSGETADTLAALRNGKALGFLGSLAICNVGISSLVRESDLTLLTLAGPEIGVASTKAFTTQLVSLMLLTLALGQVRGTLGTGVEAELVDELRRLPSRLGEALAMDTTVEKTAELFADKHHTLFLGRGAQYPVAMEGALKLKEISYIHAEAYPAGELKHGPLALVDADMPVVTVAPNNELLEKLKSNLQEVRARGGELVVFADEQAGMSNGEGTHVINLPHINDALAPILYTIPLQLLSYYVAVLKGTDVDQPRNLAKSVTVE from the coding sequence ATGTGTGGAATCGTTGGAGCCGTCGCCGAGCGCAACATCACGACCATCCTCATCGAAGGCCTCAAGCGCCTGGAATACCGCGGCTACGACAGCGCCGGCCTGGCGGTCTTCAGTGCCCAGGACGGCCTGCAGCGTCGCCGCCGCATCGGCAAGGTGCGCGAGCTGGAAAGTGCGGTAGCAGACGACCCGCTGGTGGGCCAGCTGGGTATCGCCCACGTGCGCTGGGCGACCCACGGCGCGCCCACTGAACGCAACGCTCACCCGCACTTTTCTGGCCATGAAGTGGCGGTGGTGCACAACGGCATCATCGAGAACTTCGAAGCCTTGCGTGAAGAACTCAAGACCCTCGGCTATGTATTCGCCTCCGAGACCGACACCGAGGTCATCGTCCACCTGATCCACCACCTGCTCAAAAGCACCCCTGACCTGGCCGATGCGGTCAAGGCGGCGGTGCAGCGTTTGCACGGCGCCTATGGCCTGGCCGTGGTCAGCGCCGCCCAACCCGACCGTCTGGTCGCTGCGCGCAGCGGCAGCCCGCTGGTGATCGGCCTGGGCATCGGTGAGAACTTCCTCGCCTCCGACCAGCTCGCCCTGCGCCAGGTCACCGACCGCTTCATGTACCTCGAAGAGGGCGACATCGCCGAGATTCGCCGTGAACAGGTGAGCATCTGGGACCAGGCCGGCCACGCCGTGCAGCGCGAAGTGGTGCAGTACCACGAAGGCGCCGAGGCGGCCGACAAGGGCCACTACCGGCACTTCATGCTCAAGGAAATCCACGAGCAGCCCAGCGTCGTCCAGCGCACCCTCGAAGGCCGCCTGGGCAAGGATCATGTACTGGTGCAGGCCTTCGGCCCACAGGCTGCCGAGTTGTTCGCCAAGGTGCGTAACGTGCAGATCGTCGCCTGCGGCACCAGCTACCACGCCGGCATGGTCGCCCGTTACTGGTTGGAAAGCCTGGCCGGCATCCCCTGCCAGGTGGAAGTGGCCAGCGAATTCCGCTACCGCAAGGTGGTGGTGCAGCCCGACACCCTGTTCGTCTCCATCTCGCAGTCCGGCGAAACCGCCGACACCCTCGCTGCGCTGCGTAACGGCAAGGCCCTGGGCTTCCTCGGCAGCCTGGCGATCTGCAACGTCGGCATCAGCTCCCTGGTGCGCGAATCCGACCTCACCCTGCTGACCCTGGCCGGCCCGGAAATCGGCGTCGCCTCGACCAAGGCCTTCACTACACAGTTGGTATCACTGATGCTGCTGACCCTGGCCCTGGGCCAAGTGCGCGGTACCCTCGGCACAGGTGTCGAAGCCGAGCTGGTGGACGAACTGCGCCGTCTGCCCAGCCGCCTGGGCGAAGCCCTGGCGATGGACACCACGGTCGAGAAAACCGCCGAGCTGTTCGCCGACAAGCACCACACCCTGTTCCTCGGCCGCGGCGCGCAATACCCGGTGGCGATGGAAGGCGCGCTCAAGCTCAAGGAAATCTCCTATATCCACGCTGAAGCCTACCCGGCCGGCGAGCTCAAGCACGGCCCCTTGGCATTGGTCGACGCCGACATGCCGGTGGTTACCGTGGCGCCGAACAACGAGCTGCTGGAAAAGCTCAAGTCCAACCTCCAGGAAGTCCGTGCCCGCGGCGGTGAACTGGTGGTGTTCGCTGACGAACAAGCCGGCATGAGCAACGGCGAAGGCACCCACGTCATCAACCTTCCACACATCAACGACGCCCTCGCACCGATCCTCTACACCATCCCCCTGCAACTGCTGTCGTACTACGTCGCAGTGCTCAAGGGCACGGATGTGGATCAGCCGCGGAATCTGGCGAAGTCGGTGACGGTGGAGTGA
- a CDS encoding Mu transposase C-terminal domain-containing protein, producing the protein MLNLRVNCIVSPGEGSSLLEQPVRVLGINEDFVWVIKLCINPTKPWQIEKSLLIEEIDSGAAALNSEMVPMHLLRSDDQISENEKRSRDRNWDLIRDLVEGQTPLDILTTDFGALISAHAKLVAVDRKQIYRLLYRYWSMGQSRNAFLWNTSTCGGPGKEKSRASGIIPGRPPKYRGVVVSGDGAIKLESRHLTHIRMAYRRFASGKCGTVKDAHIWMLNKFYTEVSTDGTKGDVVRGSYPSVHQLTYHGKLYFDDLYKLKERGGAIRFYKDHRALVGSASKGLYGAGHRYEIDSTIADVYLVHRVNRLWLIGRPVLYVIVDTFTRMIVGIHVGLEGPSWNGARHAIYNACTPKVDFCKRYGIDINETEWPCAHLPVELVADRAELLSEAGEAMTKSLGIDVKILPPFRPDWKAIIESRFRLINEKLDLKFVPGGVDARKMERGDRDYQLDAIFDIDEFTEMVILGVLAHNKSLRVPHILNREMIAAGVEPTPISIWKWSMANSLINSKVVSAAELKIALLPSQECRISRGGIMFQGVLYTCETAIREAWLERSYNFKTTYVRVYYDPNSIENCWIKSEAGFEPLTIVPQQRQKYGGLRMEEVLDMIKILNQVSPDARYEAVNTAVQLKARQEDILDRAKSKRAAQGSPKSNAEFKRDKRSKRASEAQNERDQHTADLNQLRVVDNSAITAENPKPVASKPSSGRSAAFLKLVVNVSDGTDQ; encoded by the coding sequence ATGCTAAATCTGCGAGTTAACTGCATAGTTTCGCCAGGTGAGGGCTCTAGCCTGCTTGAGCAGCCTGTTAGAGTTTTGGGTATTAACGAAGATTTTGTATGGGTGATTAAGCTTTGCATAAATCCGACCAAGCCTTGGCAGATTGAAAAGTCACTTCTTATCGAAGAAATCGACTCCGGTGCGGCTGCTCTAAATTCTGAAATGGTTCCAATGCACCTGCTCAGAAGTGATGATCAAATAAGCGAGAATGAGAAACGGAGCAGGGACAGGAATTGGGATCTAATTCGTGACTTAGTGGAAGGCCAAACACCTTTAGACATTCTGACTACGGATTTTGGTGCTCTCATTTCGGCTCATGCGAAACTAGTGGCGGTAGATCGTAAGCAGATCTACCGACTTCTTTATCGTTATTGGAGCATGGGGCAGTCTCGTAATGCGTTCCTGTGGAATACCAGCACCTGTGGCGGTCCAGGAAAGGAGAAAAGCCGGGCGTCCGGCATCATCCCAGGACGTCCGCCTAAGTATCGTGGAGTGGTTGTTAGTGGTGATGGCGCTATTAAGCTTGAAAGTCGTCATCTGACTCACATTCGCATGGCTTATAGGCGCTTCGCGAGTGGAAAATGCGGAACGGTGAAAGACGCACATATCTGGATGTTAAATAAGTTCTACACGGAGGTTTCAACTGACGGCACGAAAGGCGATGTGGTACGGGGCAGTTATCCATCTGTCCATCAACTCACGTATCATGGGAAATTATACTTCGATGATCTCTATAAGTTGAAGGAGCGTGGAGGAGCTATTCGCTTTTATAAAGATCATCGAGCACTCGTAGGCTCGGCATCTAAGGGCTTGTATGGTGCTGGACATAGATATGAAATAGATTCGACGATTGCCGATGTTTATTTAGTACACCGTGTCAATAGATTGTGGTTGATCGGACGGCCTGTGCTCTACGTGATCGTGGATACATTTACAAGAATGATCGTGGGTATCCACGTCGGCCTTGAAGGGCCGAGTTGGAATGGTGCTAGGCATGCTATTTACAACGCTTGCACGCCAAAGGTAGATTTCTGCAAACGATACGGTATTGACATCAATGAAACCGAATGGCCATGCGCTCATCTCCCGGTCGAACTTGTCGCGGATCGTGCCGAGCTTTTGAGTGAGGCCGGTGAGGCGATGACCAAGTCTTTGGGTATTGACGTTAAGATTTTGCCGCCCTTTCGGCCAGATTGGAAAGCTATCATTGAAAGCCGGTTTCGTTTGATAAATGAAAAATTGGACCTAAAATTTGTACCTGGTGGAGTTGATGCCCGAAAAATGGAGCGCGGGGATCGGGATTATCAGCTTGACGCAATCTTCGACATCGATGAATTTACCGAGATGGTGATATTGGGTGTGCTGGCTCACAATAAAAGCCTTCGAGTGCCCCACATTCTGAATCGTGAGATGATTGCTGCAGGAGTAGAGCCAACTCCAATAAGTATTTGGAAGTGGTCCATGGCCAATAGCCTGATTAATTCTAAAGTGGTTTCAGCCGCTGAACTCAAAATCGCTCTGTTGCCTTCACAGGAGTGCCGTATTAGCCGAGGGGGAATTATGTTCCAAGGCGTGCTGTATACTTGTGAAACAGCAATTCGAGAGGCGTGGTTAGAACGTTCATACAATTTTAAAACGACTTATGTTAGGGTTTACTACGATCCGAATTCTATTGAGAACTGTTGGATTAAATCCGAAGCGGGTTTTGAGCCACTTACAATAGTACCGCAGCAACGGCAAAAGTACGGTGGACTGCGTATGGAAGAAGTACTTGATATGATCAAAATTCTGAATCAAGTCTCACCTGACGCACGGTATGAAGCTGTTAACACTGCGGTACAATTGAAAGCGCGTCAGGAAGATATCCTTGATCGGGCTAAATCGAAGCGCGCAGCTCAAGGAAGCCCTAAGTCGAATGCTGAATTCAAGCGGGACAAGCGTTCCAAGCGTGCCTCAGAGGCTCAAAACGAGCGTGACCAGCACACCGCTGATCTGAATCAGCTACGTGTTGTGGATAACTCGGCAATCACAGCGGAAAATCCCAAACCAGTCGCCAGTAAACCTAGTTCAGGGAGAAGCGCTGCATTCCTGAAACTGGTGGTCAACGTGAGTGATGGGACCGATCAATGA
- a CDS encoding DeoR/GlpR family DNA-binding transcription regulator encodes MSKRNTPQRRHNILALLSEQGEVSVDALARRFETSEVTIRKDLAALESNGLLLRRYGGAVPVPQELLGEPAQPISLYKQAIARAAVQRIREHARIIIDSGSTTAAMIPQLGRQPGLVVMTNSLNVARAISELEHEPVLLMTGGTWDPHSESFQGQVAEQVLRSYDFDQLFIGADGIDLNRGTTTFNELLGLSRVMAEVAREVIVMVESDKVGRKIPNLELPWERISTLITDDRLPAEAREPIQARGVTLICATISQEQ; translated from the coding sequence ATGTCGAAACGAAACACCCCCCAACGCCGACACAATATCCTCGCCTTGCTCAGTGAGCAGGGGGAGGTGAGCGTCGACGCCTTGGCCAGGCGTTTCGAGACCTCCGAGGTCACCATCCGCAAAGACCTCGCCGCCCTCGAAAGCAATGGCCTGCTGCTGCGCCGCTATGGCGGAGCGGTGCCAGTGCCGCAAGAACTGCTGGGTGAACCGGCGCAGCCCATCTCGCTATACAAACAGGCCATCGCCCGCGCCGCTGTGCAACGCATTCGCGAGCACGCTCGGATCATCATCGACAGCGGCAGCACCACGGCAGCGATGATTCCGCAGTTAGGGCGTCAGCCGGGCCTGGTAGTAATGACCAACTCGCTCAATGTGGCCCGTGCCATCAGCGAACTGGAGCACGAGCCGGTGCTGTTGATGACCGGCGGCACCTGGGACCCGCATTCCGAATCCTTCCAGGGCCAAGTGGCCGAACAGGTGCTGCGCTCCTACGATTTCGACCAGTTGTTCATCGGCGCCGATGGCATCGACCTGAACCGCGGCACCACCACCTTCAACGAACTGCTGGGCCTCAGCCGAGTCATGGCCGAGGTGGCCCGCGAAGTGATCGTGATGGTCGAGTCTGACAAGGTCGGGCGAAAAATCCCCAACCTCGAGCTGCCTTGGGAACGCATCAGCACCCTGATTACCGATGACCGTCTGCCCGCCGAGGCACGCGAACCTATTCAAGCCCGTGGCGTCACCCTGATCTGCGCCACGATCAGCCAGGAGCAATAA